The Myripristis murdjan chromosome 17, fMyrMur1.1, whole genome shotgun sequence DNA segment TAACCcttatctttggggtcaatttgatttcacgcatttttaaaaaataaaaaatataagaaacattaacattttacatgttcattttggctttttgtAAAGACAGTGAtgaactataacatgccatttctaaacacccaaaaaacaaaacaaacaaaaaaaaaaaacccaaacaaacaaacaaaaaaatcttcttgagatgaaaaaggaagaggaaCTTTGATGTATAATGGGGTGAATGTGGgagattatgttttatttgaagtgcAATTTAAGGAGTTAACAAGACACACAACGTACCTGACAGAAACATTTGGGTAtcagtttttattataatgatttttctgaatttttctggaggtttaaattactggggatcccagttgataaaaaaaaatgttagtaagtTTGAGGGAAACGGGGGTTAAATAAATTAGGGTACATAATTCAGTACAttcagagagaaacagcagcagcaaaccgCACACCAGCGCCTCCCTGGCTCTTGTTTCCTAAATCTGTCCCGGAAgaatttttttccatcaaagttaaagtttttttttttttttttaatttatttattattattatttaaaaaaacaaacaaacaacaacaacaaaaaaaaacattattgtttGCCtcagtggttaaggttagggttaggtataagTTGGCCGTGACTAGCATTAAGGACAGGCTgtagaaaataaatgtaagttAATTAAacctgacagaaaaacactcaaGTGCTGCAACGCTCCCACGTTGCGCCGACCGCGCATGCGCACTCAGCCCACACGTCCTGTGTCATGTCAACAGTCAAAACCTCAGAGCTGGCTCTTCATCTGAGGGCTGACAACCGGCTGAACAAGTGCTGAATGAGCAGGTAAAGAAACACGCCGGTTGAAAGTGTGCGGGGATTAAAGACGGGATGATCACACCGCCGGTATTCGCAGTTTTATGCGCTGCTAAATAAACTTTTCGGGGAGTTTCAGGAGCGTTAGCCTAGCGAGCTAACGGTCAACGTCAGTTGGTTGTTAGCATCAGAGGAGGATAACTGTGCTAGCTAGCCGCTGTCTGTTTGGGTGAGGCACCTGACCGCCGTTCACATGATTTGCTGTACAGACCAGCTTGTTAACACCACAAAGCGGACAGTCTTTTTTAATTAGTTCGTGTTTGTAGGTTTTACCCGGGTCCGGTCGGTATCCCTTTGGGTTTGTCGGAAAAACAAGCCGCAGCATGTTTGCTAAGAAGAAGAGGGCACCTGTGCCTAAGGGTCAGGGCGCTGCTGCAGCCAAACAGGtgagcacaacaacaacaacaacaacaacaacaacactgacataCACAACTGGTGAGGAATTTATTGTAAGCTGCCAAATTAGTCACTGTGGTAGTTGAGGTATGAGGAATCTGTGTGTACTTCCTCGTTCCAGATGGGTCTGTTTGTAGATTTCAACCCCGAGGAGATGATGATGGGTATGGAGGAGAACCTGGACGATCCGGATTTGGAGGCTGAACTCGCTGCTATTACAGGAAATAAAGCCGCTGCTGGAGGAAAGGCCAAGCAGAAGGCGAGGAGTGAGTGCACCACTTCTGATTTGTTGTGGCTGGGAGCTACTTAATGCTTTCCACTTTGCATTTTATGTAGGATGATGTTTCCTTTGTGCCCCGTGCCAAGTTGTGATTGCATGTAAGTCGCTGATATGCTCCTGCAAGAAAGCAATCAAGACGAATTCCTGCATCATCATCCTCTTGGGAGATTTAAGAGATCTTGGTTCTGACAGTGGCACAGTATCAACTACAATaccatgtttgtgttttagctCCCTTGCCTATGGAGGACATTGCAAGAATGGCTGATGATTGTATGAGAGATGTAGATGAGGACGAAGATGATGACAACTtggaagatgatgaagatctTTTGGTTGGTGTTTCATGTACTGTGCATTCATATCTAAAAGTATGCGCCTGCATCCCAGTGTATTTCTCAAATGTGGCATTGTACATGAGCAACCAAAGTTTGCTTGTTGAtgagttgctgttttttttgccatcaggcAGAGCTACAGGAAGTGGTGGGTGAGGAGGAAACTGAGGATGCTGTGACTGCTACCTCCACATCCTCTGACACTGTTGAATCGTCTCCAGCTAATACACCGGAGTCCCTGTCGCCGCAGGTAAAATAGATATTGCTTCGTTCCAGCTGCCTCACTGATACAGCCCTGAAATTGACACTAGCCACCAGAATATGGGTCAGATGAGGACAAGCATTTTCATTTAGCTGCCACTGTGGCTGATGTTCTTGAAAATTCACAACCCATTTTTTTTAGTAGAATAACGCCTCTTATCAATGTTCGATTACTTGCTGAATTGGTTGGCAGATTAGACAAACTTGCAAATCGCTGAAAAACACATATTTGGATGGAGATATTTTACTCTTGGTGGTAAGTCTGTCTTTAATTCTAGTCACATTTGCTAGTAGACAGCCAGCTTATGTTTGGTCAGTGTATTAGAAAAAAACTCCTTATTCTGCCTAGTATGTTAACTAAAAGTATAAATTTAAATCCAAATGCCATTTTGGCTGGTATTTGAAAAGGTTTGTGACGTGGCTTGCTGATTGACATAAATGTGTTCATAACCTATCCTAAACTAAATATAGAAAAGCAGAAGCTGCAAGCCATATTTTATTCCCTCTGTCAAACACTCTACATCAACCCACAGTTTCATATACCAAGTAATTTCTAGACCTAACTTAGTTTTACAGTATGAGCAGTTTTAATAATCTTGACGATACTTAGCTGTTGCTCTGGTATTTCACTCTTCCAAAGCATCAGGAAACAAAGGTTCCTGCAGCCCCAGGCAGCCTCCAGCACACCCTAGAAGAGAGGATAGCTATGTACAAGACAGCCATACAGAATGCCAAGTCTGCAGGAGAATCCTCTAAAGTCAGGAGATATGACCGAGGCCTGAAGGTGGGTGAGATTACTGCCGAGACACAAGAGTTACACCCAGAGTTATGTACTAAAGGGTCACATCTAACAGGATTATGTCTTTTAATGTATCACAGTTCTTGAACAAAAAGTGTAATCAGTTTAcagatatgtttttaaaaaagtaaaaggaatgttttctgcttttataaatatgcttttgattcatttttttggttttgtgtaGGTCCGGGTATCGGTGCTGATTTCCCTATTCGATTCAGTACTGATTTTTGATTCCACATTGATTTAGTTAGGGATATTTCAGTAATGATACCAGGTTTCCCTCGCTTCCAGATAGCTTTGATTTTGCCCAACTGTTCTTTGCCATCATGGTTTCTAAAACCAAAATACAGACCTCCAGCTTTTGGCTCAGTAGTGCTGGTTTCAGAGGGGGAGCGCCTGCCAGTGTTAATTTGTTCGGTCAAAACATGAAATTGGGTCAGATGAGTTTGTGTTGGCTAGTAGTTAAACAGATGACAGTTACCAAAAATcttcacacatccactgaaaaaGAGCACTGATTAAAAGAGCGATCTCAGGATTTTAATAATCATTATTGGATTGTTCAAATGACGATTGTGattaatctgaaaatgaatatttttacCCAGCTCTAGTTTTGAGTAATGATTCCTTGTTACTGTTGCTCCCTGCAGACCCTGGAGACCATGTTAGCTGCTGTCAAAAAAGGGAGGGCTGTGAATGAGGCTGAGATCCCTCCGCCTGTTGCCTCTGGTGCTCCCTCTCGACCCGCCGTTCCCCAGCGACCTCCTCCCCCGGTACCCTCCCCACCTCAGCCTGCTCCCCCCGagcagcaggcagaggcagagcctGAGACAACATCAGTTGTACCAGAGATTGTCGAGCCCAGCGTTGAGGATGATCAGTCATCCTCTGCCACCCTGCCCACTCTGAGCAGCCTGCCCTCgccagaggaggaggcagaggagccCAGCAGCCCGTCCCAGGACAATCAGTCACATGGTCAGTTTTAGTTTGTACAAACCAATACTCATAGTAATATTGATTGCTTTTTAATATAAACCTAAACACATACATTGGTCATAGGAAGTGTTTGTCTACTATGGTACCATCCCAATGctttttataattaaaaaaagaagagagatcTGTTGGTTTTGCTGCAGGCTTAAGGGTTTGGCAGAGCAGGCAAATTTACTTTCCCCTACTTACCCACTTGGTCTCACCAAGTAATGATGATTTTGAAATGTTCAGACTACAACAAAGAAGGTGTAGATGGCAGTGTTGCTCATGTGCATTAGCTCACTAGTGCACAGATCCCACCTCAgcaaaaaagtttgaaatcagAATAAAACCtattgaaacaaaacaaagacataatATAGCATGTTGGAAAAACTAAACAGACCCTtttgtgggcttttttttttttttttttttttttttttttttttgttacattgaATTGTGCAATTGATATACTTAAAAAATTGTAAGTACAGAAACGAACTTACAGGCATGTAGGATTATTTGTGATAGTGGCACACTTTGGTGAATTTATTCTCTCAGTTTACCTTTTTACCTGGTTTGCCTGTTTTTTCCATTGTAAGcttcaccagtgtgtttttaaatcacagGTTTTCAACAGTCAAGGCTGAGCCGTTGCCTCCTTAAAACACATAGCATTCTGAATATGTGGTGAATACAGGCTTTCattgttgtggctgttgtgtCGTTTTGTCCGGTGAATCCACAGTGGGCGAGGCCACCAAGGCGATGCTTTTGGAGAGGCAAAAGGAATACAAGATGGCAGCTTTGAAAGCCAAGAAGCAAGGAGATGTGGAGCAGGCAAAGCTTTACATACGGACCAGCAAGGTGAGTTAAAGGACTCACTGCATCCTGAGGGAGGGGGGTTCGGTTAGATGGTTGTGGGACTTTTTGGCTAAATCCTGTAAGACATTGTTCATTTTTACTGGGCTTGGTGGGGATTTATATAATCAGTGAATGCTTGTGGTTTGAGATAGGAGCACAAACAATTGCAATCTCCAGTTAGGTAGGTTTCAGAGTTTTGTAAAACATCTTTAAACATTGGTTTACCTTGCTTTATCAAAAGGCTGACAACAAGAGTACAGTccatgaaaactgaaatgatttaGAGTTGAGTAAAAGATGACGGAAACATATTTTTAAGGCACACATTTTGGCACATCATGGGGTTGCAGAGAGATACCAGCAACTTACGGCTTGGCAATATCTGTTCACATTTATATAAATGTCATATTCTGTAGTTGTGTGAATTTAAACAGTGTGGTATCAGTATGATGACCAGTTGTTtacctgtgttgttttttcctgaatCGTATAGTAGCTGAATTTAATCTCACCCTTGACTGATGTGGAAGTCAGTCCCATTGTGTTCAGTCTTTCCTTGATTCTGTGTGTGAGGTTGATGCATCAGTGTGCCTTTACAAACTAATCACACAGTGCAATGAGGCATGGTCTCTGCTGGAAGTGGAAGCAGCATTTCCACATCTATTTGCTGAGCGTGGGAATGTAGCAGTAGGATGAGGAGCAGCGGTGATAGTCGATGCAGTGTGCTTGTTAACCTGATGTTTGCGCAAACCTTttccaatgaaatgaaacaaaatgaggtGATCTCACTTTAAAGTATCCTTCAGTTATATATGATATACGCATTTATTCTTGACTTTTAGTGCAGCTCTAGACTCAGGCTGCACTTTCTGACTGCTTCGTTACTCTCTCAGCTATGTGAAACATGCCAGCCATTTGAAAGATGACAAAGCCCACTATTATGTCTGACTGTCTAGGGTTGTTTGTCTTTCTTGGTGCAGAGGTTCGATGCAGTGATCGAGGCGTTGGAGAAAGGACAGCCAGTTGACCTGAGTGGCATACCTCCCTCTCCAGGACAGGGTAAGACAGGATCTTAATGaaggatttttaatttttttttttttttgcatatttccaGAGATGAAACCCTGAAGCAAAGAATTTATCAAACAGAAATAATATGAGAGGATAAAAATATTGAAACAGGAGATGCAATCAGTAATATGTGCAGGTGAAATAAAATTAACCCTGAGGGACTTATAAACCGCATCGCAcctaaacacaaacataacagcaacaaaatcaCATTGTCAGGCTAAGACAGAATTGCACTGGATAACAGAATTTAAGAATATAGATTACATCcataaaaataacaggaaataaaaatcaGCTCAAAGCCTTAATATTTGGAATATTTTTATCACTCATATAGATTATAGTAGGAAAAATAAGAGACTTGAGGTGAAATacacagggaaataaaaacTGAGAGAGCTTATGAGGATCTCGCATGGGGAGAATATTAATAGTTCACCAATAAGCATATTTAGCAAATTGCAGGGGATGcgtgaagttgttttttttccctgatgtgttttaagtagtagttgtagttgacAGTATCTGTTTTTTGTATGTAACACTGTATGATTCAGTGAACCTCATGTTTTTCTGCCATAGTGGAGGGAGGTGCAGCGCCAGTGAAGGAACCCTCCCCTGGTCAGAGCACACAGGCCACACAGCCGGCTGCAGCAGACCCAGGTGATAACAAATACTCCTCTTTAAGAAAAAGTTGTTTTGCCATTCAGTTTTCTAATCTTTACACCTCACCCTGTAAGAGGTTTGTAAGTCTAACATCAGTGGTGTACATTTTGTGTGAATCGATACTCCTTTTTGCCTCTCTGTGTATTTTCCTATGGCAGCCTGCCATTGTAAGATTATTATCAGCCAAACTGGAAtatatttgcacacattttgttttgtaaattgtACTGTAAAGAGGCCAGATCCAGCTGTAGCTTAGTAAAAAATATTTGCACACCTTTGCATGACACGGGTCGTGCATTTCAGCATCATCTCCTGAAATTCACCTCAGCTACAGAAGAAGTAGACTTAAGCCGATGTTGACAAGCTGTTTGGATCTAGTCTCCAAAACTACTCTCAACATGATAAATAACATTGTGGAACAAGAAGAAACTGCTCGGGGCAAGAAATGGAAACAGATTTGTATGACCAGGCAAAAAGAGATGTGTTCAGTGACAAAGCTACTGTGGTTATACTGAAGCTATTAGCTGCATTTCTATTATATTCATCTTTCATACAGCAGTAAAATTTGCTCATCTTAAATTTATTCTGAGTCATTATTCTTagctgtattttttccattgttaCTTAATAACACTGGtttttaggtgatttttttggttggtttgttttaaaataatatttcatcacGTTAAAGATACCCAGGACTCACTTTTAAGAAACAAATGTAGGGAAAACAATGTAATGTTGTCTTCTCCCTCAGCCCCTGCTGTCCCATCAGCCCCTGCACCTCCTAAGGACGTGCTGGAGGCCCTGGAGCAGAGGCGAGCCAAGTATGCGGAGGCATCGGCTCAGGCCAAGGCCAGCGGAGACGACCGCAAGGCCCGAATGCATGACCGCATCGCTAAGGTACGTTGAGCCCTCCTTACCGTTTCTGATGAGAGTCAGGTGATACATTTCCCTAATAATGAGCAGAGTA contains these protein-coding regions:
- the cc2d1b gene encoding coiled-coil and C2 domain-containing protein 1B, with protein sequence MFAKKKRAPVPKGQGAAAAKQMGLFVDFNPEEMMMGMEENLDDPDLEAELAAITGNKAAAGGKAKQKARTPLPMEDIARMADDCMRDVDEDEDDDNLEDDEDLLAELQEVVGEEETEDAVTATSTSSDTVESSPANTPESLSPQHQETKVPAAPGSLQHTLEERIAMYKTAIQNAKSAGESSKVRRYDRGLKTLETMLAAVKKGRAVNEAEIPPPVASGAPSRPAVPQRPPPPVPSPPQPAPPEQQAEAEPETTSVVPEIVEPSVEDDQSSSATLPTLSSLPSPEEEAEEPSSPSQDNQSHVGEATKAMLLERQKEYKMAALKAKKQGDVEQAKLYIRTSKRFDAVIEALEKGQPVDLSGIPPSPGQVEGGAAPVKEPSPGQSTQATQPAAADPAPAVPSAPAPPKDVLEALEQRRAKYAEASAQAKASGDDRKARMHDRIAKQYQSAIRAHKAGKAVNFEELPVPPGFPPIPGQEAAGAEQGFAAVLEAANKLASTDATEGGDDEENEEKEEESKPPVPDKPKKPMLAVPPTAPVKKRTPSPSPDRTATREGLSSTAVQQLDFLEGRRKQYMKAALQAKQRNDMDQAKQFLRTAKGFEPMIEAARSGKTVDISKVPSPPGDEDEDFILVHHSDVQISEKAEEVYTQLAKILKEQYDKCMTYSKQFTHLGNVTETTKFEKMAERCKKSLEILKLSQARGLDPPKHHFEERTYHTVRIFPELSSTEMVVVVVRGMNLPAPSGIQTNDLDAYVKFDFPYPSAEQPQKHKTAVIKNTNSPEYNQSFTLSINRNHRGFKRVLLSKGLKLELLHKGGFLRSDKPIGTAHVKLEKLETQSEIREIVEVMDGRKPTGGRVEVRVRLREPLSGQDMQTSTERWLVLDQSKVLV